One segment of Nothobranchius furzeri strain GRZ-AD chromosome 13, NfurGRZ-RIMD1, whole genome shotgun sequence DNA contains the following:
- the paf1 gene encoding RNA polymerase II-associated factor 1 homolog isoform X1, with the protein MAPTIQTQAQREDGHSRPSSHRTVPERSGIVCRVKYCNSLPDIPFDPKFITYPFDQHRFVQYKATSLEKQHKHELLTEPDLGVTIDLINPDTYRIDSNVLLDPADEKLLEEDIQAPSSSKRSQQHAKVVPWMRKTEYISTEFNRYGVSNEKVEVKIGVSVKQQFTEEEIYKDRDSQISAIEKTFEDAQKSIAQHYSKPRVTPVEILPVFPDFKMWINPCAQVIFDSDPAPKDISAPAGVEMMSQAMIRGMMDEEGNQFVAYFLPNEDTLRKRKRDFEEGLDFMPEDLYDYKIAREYNWNVKNKASKGYEENYFFIFRDGDGVYYNELETRVRLSKRRAKAGAQSTTNAVLVCKHRDMNEKELEAQEARKAQLENHEPEDEEEDMDKDMQDSGDEKEKGSGSEVENSGSESEREDEDQEQSGEEGEDDEDRGKRRRKASGSGSDSGEERAREMRDEEEIFGSDDDSDDNEPKNSARSSGEEGSGSEDEGGNRRASRSRSATPAHSDRSSDHSDVQAQSGSEQASDSSEASDSE; encoded by the exons ATGGCTCCTACGATTCAGACACAAGCTCAACGGGAGGACGGTCACAG TAGGCCATCTTCTCACAGAACTGTTCCAGAAAG GTCGGGAATTGTCTGTCGAGTGAAGTACTGCAACAGCCTGCCAGACATCCCCTTTGACCCCAAATTCATCACATATCCATTCGATCAGCATCG GTTTGTTCAATATAAAGCTACATCTCTGGAGAAGCAGCACAAACATGAGCTCCTGACAGAACCAGACCTTGGGGTGACAATTGATCTCATTAACCCAGACACCTACCGCATAGATTCTAACG TTCTTTTGGACCCTGCTGATGAAAAACTGTTGGAAGAAGACATCCAGGCTCCGTCCAGTTCCAAAAG ATCACAACAACATGCAAAAGTGGTGCCGTGGATGAGAAAAACAGAATACATCTCCACAGAGTTCAACAGATATGGTGTATCTAATGAAAAGGTGGAAGTCAA GATTGGAGTTTCTGTGAAACAGCAGTTTACAGAAGAAGAGATCTACAAGGACAGAGACAGTCAGATTTCTGCCATTGAGAAAACATTCGAGGATGCTCAGAAATCG ATCGCACAGCACTACAGCAAACCCAGAGTTACTCCTGTGGAGATCCTCCCTGTGTTCCCTGACTTTAAG ATGTGGATCAACCCGTGTGCTCAGGTCATCTTCGACTCTGATCCGGCACCCAAGGACATTTCTGCTCCAGCAGGAGTGGAAATGATGTCTCAAGCTATGATCAG AGGAATGATGGACGAGGAAGGAAATCAGTTTGTGGCTTACTTCCTGCCTAATGAAGACACGCTCCGTAAGCGAAAGAGAGACTTTGAGGAGGGACTGGACTTTATGCCAGAGGATCT GTACGATTACAAGATTGCGAGGGAGTACAACTGGAACGTCAAAAACAAAGCCAGCAAAGGTTACGAAGAGAACTACTTCTTCATCTTCAGAGATGGAGATGGTGTTTACTACAACGAGCTGGAGACGAG GGTGCGTTTGAGTAAGAGGAGAGCCAAGGCTGGGGCCCAGTCCACTACTAATGCTGTACTAGTGTGTAAGCACAGAGATATGAATGAGAAAGAGCTGGAAGCTCAG GAAGCCCGTAAAGCTCAGCTGGAGAACCACGAGccagaggatgaggaggaagacATGGACAAGGACATGCAGGATTCTG GTGACGAGAAAGAAAAGGGCAGCGGAAGCGAGGTGGAGAACTCCGGCAGTGAATCTGAGAGGGAAGACGAAGACCAGGAACAAAGCGGAGAGGAGGGCGAAGACGATGAGGATCGAGGGAAACGAAGGAGGAAAGCAAGCGGCAGTGGTAGCGATAGTGGCGAGGAGAGGGCTAGGGAAATGCGAGACGAGGAAGAGATCTTTGGTAGCGATGATGACAGCGATGACAACGAGCCCAAGAATTCAGCTCGGAGCAGCGGGGAGGAGGGCAGCGGGAGTGAGGATGAGGGGGGGAACAGACGAGCCAGCAGGAGTCGCAGCGCCACTCCGGCACACAGCGACCGCAGCAGCGACCACTCAGACGTTCAGGCTCAGAGTGGAAGTGAGCAAGCGTCTGACTCCAGTGAGGCCAGTGACAGTGAATAA
- the paf1 gene encoding RNA polymerase II-associated factor 1 homolog isoform X2 — MAPTIQTQAQREDGHRPSSHRTVPERSGIVCRVKYCNSLPDIPFDPKFITYPFDQHRFVQYKATSLEKQHKHELLTEPDLGVTIDLINPDTYRIDSNVLLDPADEKLLEEDIQAPSSSKRSQQHAKVVPWMRKTEYISTEFNRYGVSNEKVEVKIGVSVKQQFTEEEIYKDRDSQISAIEKTFEDAQKSIAQHYSKPRVTPVEILPVFPDFKMWINPCAQVIFDSDPAPKDISAPAGVEMMSQAMIRGMMDEEGNQFVAYFLPNEDTLRKRKRDFEEGLDFMPEDLYDYKIAREYNWNVKNKASKGYEENYFFIFRDGDGVYYNELETRVRLSKRRAKAGAQSTTNAVLVCKHRDMNEKELEAQEARKAQLENHEPEDEEEDMDKDMQDSGDEKEKGSGSEVENSGSESEREDEDQEQSGEEGEDDEDRGKRRRKASGSGSDSGEERAREMRDEEEIFGSDDDSDDNEPKNSARSSGEEGSGSEDEGGNRRASRSRSATPAHSDRSSDHSDVQAQSGSEQASDSSEASDSE; from the exons ATGGCTCCTACGATTCAGACACAAGCTCAACGGGAGGACGGTCACAG GCCATCTTCTCACAGAACTGTTCCAGAAAG GTCGGGAATTGTCTGTCGAGTGAAGTACTGCAACAGCCTGCCAGACATCCCCTTTGACCCCAAATTCATCACATATCCATTCGATCAGCATCG GTTTGTTCAATATAAAGCTACATCTCTGGAGAAGCAGCACAAACATGAGCTCCTGACAGAACCAGACCTTGGGGTGACAATTGATCTCATTAACCCAGACACCTACCGCATAGATTCTAACG TTCTTTTGGACCCTGCTGATGAAAAACTGTTGGAAGAAGACATCCAGGCTCCGTCCAGTTCCAAAAG ATCACAACAACATGCAAAAGTGGTGCCGTGGATGAGAAAAACAGAATACATCTCCACAGAGTTCAACAGATATGGTGTATCTAATGAAAAGGTGGAAGTCAA GATTGGAGTTTCTGTGAAACAGCAGTTTACAGAAGAAGAGATCTACAAGGACAGAGACAGTCAGATTTCTGCCATTGAGAAAACATTCGAGGATGCTCAGAAATCG ATCGCACAGCACTACAGCAAACCCAGAGTTACTCCTGTGGAGATCCTCCCTGTGTTCCCTGACTTTAAG ATGTGGATCAACCCGTGTGCTCAGGTCATCTTCGACTCTGATCCGGCACCCAAGGACATTTCTGCTCCAGCAGGAGTGGAAATGATGTCTCAAGCTATGATCAG AGGAATGATGGACGAGGAAGGAAATCAGTTTGTGGCTTACTTCCTGCCTAATGAAGACACGCTCCGTAAGCGAAAGAGAGACTTTGAGGAGGGACTGGACTTTATGCCAGAGGATCT GTACGATTACAAGATTGCGAGGGAGTACAACTGGAACGTCAAAAACAAAGCCAGCAAAGGTTACGAAGAGAACTACTTCTTCATCTTCAGAGATGGAGATGGTGTTTACTACAACGAGCTGGAGACGAG GGTGCGTTTGAGTAAGAGGAGAGCCAAGGCTGGGGCCCAGTCCACTACTAATGCTGTACTAGTGTGTAAGCACAGAGATATGAATGAGAAAGAGCTGGAAGCTCAG GAAGCCCGTAAAGCTCAGCTGGAGAACCACGAGccagaggatgaggaggaagacATGGACAAGGACATGCAGGATTCTG GTGACGAGAAAGAAAAGGGCAGCGGAAGCGAGGTGGAGAACTCCGGCAGTGAATCTGAGAGGGAAGACGAAGACCAGGAACAAAGCGGAGAGGAGGGCGAAGACGATGAGGATCGAGGGAAACGAAGGAGGAAAGCAAGCGGCAGTGGTAGCGATAGTGGCGAGGAGAGGGCTAGGGAAATGCGAGACGAGGAAGAGATCTTTGGTAGCGATGATGACAGCGATGACAACGAGCCCAAGAATTCAGCTCGGAGCAGCGGGGAGGAGGGCAGCGGGAGTGAGGATGAGGGGGGGAACAGACGAGCCAGCAGGAGTCGCAGCGCCACTCCGGCACACAGCGACCGCAGCAGCGACCACTCAGACGTTCAGGCTCAGAGTGGAAGTGAGCAAGCGTCTGACTCCAGTGAGGCCAGTGACAGTGAATAA
- the LOC107380110 gene encoding protein Smaug homolog 2: MMFRDQVGVLTDWFKGWNECEQTVALLSLLKRVSRTQARFLHICLEHWLADCTEIHILEAEANNAATVSQWHQEPKEKVVSLLLSHLPLLQPRNCEAKCEYMKLLQKVLSHTIESSHFVEASRQLLSYALIHPATTLEDRTSLAMWLNHLEEHLSGGYASRVPSSPYHPRQGSDEWPSSAEALDPGNTWHDKSPSSSSSPAGQNGHMAFPGGLPSPISSNNTGLVGQMQPSPLKKSMSIVPSSPQTCGSEWVTQDDTGGRQSFIPTDHAPLSPQSSIASSGSEQTEEQGSARNTFTEDGSGMKDVPAWLKSLRLHKYASLFSQMTYDEMMILTEQHLESQNVTKGARHKIALSIQKLRERQSVLKSLEKDILEGGNLRNALQELQLIIITPIKPYSPPDAAQPAPDSSSSSSEVTKTGADQEAPSEDFQSSNPPPCDGDSSVTPISDGDIAGQFTRVMGKVCTQLLVSRPDEENISGYLQLIEKCLTHEAFTETHKKRLVSWKQQVLRVLRMFPRKAMPDMPAYRQKGWNYGSNSLPTAGSVSGGVSRRGQRPFPMSPRGVPAGRLCLSGGIGGVSPRHTLTNPALASQGRQNLWFANPGGSNSMPSQSRSSVQRTHSLPVHTSPQTMLLFQQQECQVPGSDLEINPTLESLCLSMTEHALGDGTDRTSTI; this comes from the exons ATGATGTTCCGAGACCAGGTGGGTGTCCTCACAGATTGGTTCAAAGGCTGGAATGAGTGTGAACAGACGGTGGCACTCTTATCCCTCCTGAAGAGGGTGTCCCGCACCCAGGCCCGCTTTCTGCACATTTGTCTTGAACACTGGCTGGCAGACTGCACCGAGATTCACATCCTAGAAGCAGAGGCCAATAATGCAG CAACAGTCAGCCAGTGGCATCAAGAGCCTAAAGAGAAAGTGGTGTCCCTGCTGTTGTCCCATTTGCCCCTGCTGCAGCCACGTAACTGTGAGGCCAAGTGTGAGTACATGAAGCTGCTGCAGAAGGTGCTAAGTCACACAATTGAGAGCAGCCACTTTGTGGAAGCAAGCAGACAGCTGCTCTCCTATGCACTCATCCACCCTGCTACCACCCTGGAGGACCGCACGTCTCTGGCCATGTGGCTAAACCACCTAGAGGAACACCTTTCAGGTGGCTATGCATCTCGGGTACCGTCGAGCCCGTACCACCCACGCCAGGGCTCCGACGAGTGGCCGAGCTCTGCCGAGGCTCTCGACCCTGGCAACACTTGGCACGACAAGTCCCCGTCATCCAGCTCGTCTCCCGCAGGACAGAACGGACACATGGCCTTTCCGGGCGGGCTGCCCTCACCTATTAGCAGCAATAATACAG GTTTGGTGGGGCAGATGCAGCCCAGCCCGCTGAAGAAGTCCATGTCCATTGTTCCTTCTAGTCCTCAGACTTGTGGTTCTGAGTGGGTAACCCAGGACGACACAGGGGGGCGGCAGTCGTTCATCCCAACGGACCACGCTCCTCTTTCACCCCAGAGCAGCATCGCTTCTTCAGGCAGCGAGCAGACAGAAGAGCAGGGCTCCGCTCGCAACACCTTCACGGAGGATGGCAGTGGCATGAAAG ATGTTCCAGCCTGGTTGAAGAGTCTTCGGCTTCATAAATACGCGTCGCTGTTCTCGCAGATGACCTACGACGAGATGATGATTCTGACAGAGCAGCATCTAGAGTCTCAG AATGTCACCAAAGGAGCACGGCACAAGATTGCCTTGAGCATCCAGAAACTGCGAGAGAGGCAAAGTGTGCTCAAGTCGTTAGAAAAG GATATTTTAGAAGGTGGAAACCTGCGCAACGCCCTTCAGGAGCTTCAGCTGATTATCATCACCCCCATTAAGCCCTATAGTCCACCCGACGCAGCGCAGCCCGCCCCGgattcctcctcttcctcgtcaGAAGTCACAAAAACGGGAGCGGATCAAGAGGCACCGTCGGAAGACTTCCAGTCCAGCAACCCACCTCCCTGTGATGGAGACTCCTCAGTCACGCCCATCTCAGACGGCGACATTGCGGGGCAGTTTACCCGTGTCATGGGTAAAG TGTGCACCCAGCTGCTGGTGTCTAGACCAGATGAGGAAAATATTAGTGGTTATCTTCAACTTATTGAAAAGTGTCTGACTCATGAG GCTTTTACAGAAACGCATAAGAAAAGGTTAGTCTCTTGGAAGCAGCAGGTCCTCAGGGTGCTGCGCATGTTCCCTCGAAAAGCTATGCCGGACATGCCGGCATACCGACAGAAGGG CTGGAACTATGGGTCAAACTCCCTCCCCACAGCAGGTTCTGTGAGCGGAGGTGTAAGTCGAAGAGGACAGAGACCGTTTCCAATGAGCCCTCGTGGAGTCCCAGCTGGGCGCTTGTGTCTGTCAGGCGGGATCGGGGGCGTGTCTCCGCGCCACACACTCACTAATCCAGCACTGGCCAGCCAGGGTAGACAA AACCTGTGGTTTGCCAACCCCGGGGGCAGTAACAGCATGCCAAGTCAGAGTCGCAGCTCAGTGCAGCGGACACACTCACTCCCTGTCCACACATCCCCACAAACCATGCTCTTGTTCCAGCAGCAAG AATGCCAAGTTCCAGGTTCAGACCTGGAGATCAACCCTACGCTGGAGTCACTGTGCCTCAGTATGACAGAGCATGCCTTAGGGG
- the LOC107380113 gene encoding glia maturation factor gamma, translated as MLACKGGSPDSLRAEKTFPNDRVALQTPKLHEDHLKMSSSLVVCEVDESLKEKLRKFRFRKETNNAAILMKIDMEKQLVVLEEEYEDISLDDLKEELPERQPRFIVYSYKYIHADGRVSYPLCFIFSSPMGCKPEQQMMYAGSKNRLIQAAELTKVFETRNVDDLTEEWLKNRLAFFR; from the exons ATGTT AGCATGTAAAGGAGGATCTCCTGACTCTCTGAGAGCAGAAAAAACATTTCCAAACGACCGTGTCGCCCTACAGACCCCAAAACTACACGAGGATCATCTGAAAATG TCCAGCTCTTTGGTTGTGTGTGAAGTGGATGAAAGTCTAAAGGAGAAGCTGAGAAAGTTTAGATTTCGAAAAGAAACCAACAATGCTGCCATACTGA TGAAAATCGACATGGAGAAACAGCTTGTTGTCCTGGAGGAGGAATATGAG GATATTTCCCTGGATGACCTGAAAGAGGAGCTTCCAGAGCGTCAACCTAG ATTCATTGTCTATAGCTACAAATACATCCATGCAGATGGAAGAGTGTCTTATCCTCTCTGCTTCATATTCTCCAGTCCGATGG GGTGTAAACCAGAGCAGCAGATGATGTACGCAGGCAGCAAGAATCGGCTGATTCAAGCTGCAGAGCTCACAAAG GTCTTTGAAACAAGAAACGTTGATGACTTGACAGAAGAATGGCTGAAGAACCGGCTGGCATTTTTTCGCTGA